One Candidatus Nitronauta litoralis genomic window, AGGTAAGCGACTAATTTCCAGATATCATCGTCAGATAAATTACCGCCGAACCCGGGCATGGAAGTGGTCGGTGAGCCTCTTTTTATTACCCAGAATAGTTGTCCATCCGAAAGGGGTTCCATTGTTGCCTTGCAGGTGAAATTGCGCGCTGGAGGATTACTCTCAAAATCCGGATCCCCCAACCCATCGCCCTTAACCCCATGACAGGTTTCGCAGGTAAAAGGCTTTGACGTTTTGTGATACAGCTCTTTGCCATCCCGAACGGCCGCGGGCGATGTTTGAGGATTTTTCTTTTTTAATAAATGTCCGGGAGCTTTCGGT contains:
- a CDS encoding cytochrome c produces the protein MRRILFFFGIVALVAGCSQTVSSPPLAQAEEGSAKSSVSSGECPQSRKTPKAPGHLLKKKNPQTSPAAVRDGKELYHKTSKPFTCETCHGVKGDGLGDPDFESNPPARNFTCKATMEPLSDGQLFWVIKRGSPTTSMPGFGGNLSDDDIWKLVAYLRTFAK